From Nicotiana tabacum cultivar K326 chromosome 20, ASM71507v2, whole genome shotgun sequence, one genomic window encodes:
- the LOC107798980 gene encoding secreted RxLR effector protein 161-like → MKLIEALLHMRFQQSRYVDSLFTKNVGNDIVIILRKYAQELIFELGLSGAKPAQTPLELNQKLTSAKYDSCSCFNTDNAHLDEALENLGVYQRLVRTMIYLTMTRPDIGFVVQVLSQYMHCPKNSYMEATPMVVRYIKEAQGLGLLMPAESSNKLIAYCDSDWGACIQTRRSVTVYLVKFGNSLISWKSKKQNTVSRSSAQAEFRSMTA, encoded by the exons ATGAAGTTGATTGAAGCTCTACTTCATATGAGATTTCAGCAAAGTCGTTATGTTGATTCTTTGTTTACAAAGAATGTTGGAAATGACATAGTGATCATACTG CGGAAGTATGCACAAGAGTTAATATTTGAGTTAGGTCTAAGTGGTGCAAAGCCAGCTCAAACACCCTTAGAGCTGAATCAGAAGTTAACATCAGCAAAGTATGATAGTTGCAGTTGCTTCAATACTGATAATGCTCACTTAGATGAAGCTCTTGAGAATCTTGGTGTATACCAAAGATTGGTTAGAACAATGATATATCTTACTATGACCAGGCCTGACATTGGTTTTGTGGTTCAGGTACTCAGTCAGTACATGCACTGTCCTAAGAACTCTTACATGGAGGCAACACCGATGGTGGTAAGGTACATAAAGGAGGCACAAGGTTTGGGGCTGCTAATGCCTGCAGAATCCTCAAATAAGCTGATTGCATACTGTGATTCAGACTGGGGAGCATGCATACAAACAAGGAGATCAGTTACAGTGTACTTAGTGAAATTTGGCAATTCATTAATATCCTGGAAGTCGAAGAAGCAAAATACTGTCTCTAGAAGTTCAGCACAAGCAGAGTTTAGAAGTATGACAGCCTGA